One part of the Ornithodoros turicata isolate Travis chromosome 2, ASM3712646v1, whole genome shotgun sequence genome encodes these proteins:
- the LOC135384576 gene encoding uncharacterized protein LOC135384576, with the protein MERAKQKRASRRRQVTKLIGEASTAIANESTDRMLLESLLERLRVSNEELKQLNNEFEQYLKDDDIESELDTALEYEDNAVSAMANLRTKISALVTPVATTSAQVSESSPQVNEKSNSNGIRLPKLQLVRFRGELSMWGTFWEQFKGAIHDNTSLSKAEKFYYLRSLLDGPAATAISGLQATEECYTDATEVLTERFGDKKRIEREHLSRLRTLPHIKSSRDVYGLRRLYDHVQTHVRGLKALGVASESYASMMCEILLSSLPTDLALDYQRQKKRLLLYDARGSSDSTETSSEPEGNTSGELKNILNFIRIEIESMEGVSMTDKGQDSNYGRSKDAHKARPPSSHVLYNATGKRTEACVFCKSGTHMTMKCNSAMPLEERKRKLAKEQRCFRCTKTGHRSRECRSGIVCATCHGRHATSLCDPTWTKSTDNNEDSAGDTKSTAEANVLSANMATPTNGNEVMLQTFRAFGVHEDRSVYFRGVIDGGSQRTFIREDVAKLLKLDVIGTITLRLNTFANSKTANSKKYNVVKVCMKSQHTLAEVTLEAIAIPFICNDLIQTAMENELVKEVHGDGGFLADQILPSACPTIHGISFLLGSDQMWKLLTGHVRKSQTNDSLAAIETTFGWTFQGPLSTGAAVRQNANLVICVLSVDTAETCLTRFDDLDAIAVTDDPKSPTEIGAEVMRHFTDSLKRNEDRYIVSLPCNERHERPHDSQSWSYCSDPQTPADVLTRFTTIENISHSNLWLRGPERLASTQIKFSPETL; encoded by the coding sequence atggaaCGAGCAAAGCAGAAGCGTGCATCCAGAAGACGTCAGGTGACGAAACTCATCGGCGAAGCATCTACGGCTATCGCTAACGAATCGACGGACCGGATGTTACTTGAGAGTCTTCTAGAACGACTGCGGGTCAGCAACGAAGAGCTCAAACAACTAAATAACGAGTTCGAACAGTACCTAAAGGACGATGACATCGAATCCGAACTGGATACAGCGCTGGAATACGAAGACAACGCAGTGAGTGCCATGGCTAACTTACGAACCAAGATATCCGCACTTGTTACACCAGTCGCAACAACGTCTGCTCAAGTGAGTGAGTCGTCGCCACAAGTCAACGAGAAATCAAACTCCAATGGCATCCGACTTCCCAAGTTGCAACTGGTGAGGTTCCGCGGCGAGCTGTCAATGTGGGGAACCTTCTGGGAGCAGTTTAAAGGAGCAATCCATGATAACACCTCACTTTCCAAAGCAGAAAAATTCTATTACCTACGGTCCTTGCTGGATGGACCTGCAGCTACCGCAATTTCTGGTCTCCAAGCAACGGAGGAGTGTTATACAGATGCCACCGAGGTGCTGACAGAACGTTTTGGTGACAAAAAACGCATCGAAAGGGAACATTTGTCAAGGCTTCGAACACTCCCGCACATCAAATCATCACGTGATGTGTACGGGCTTCGCAGGCTGTACGACCATGTTCAAACGCATGTCCGAGGATTGAAGGCGCTGGGTGTAGCAAGCGAAAGCTACGCATCGATGATGTGTGAGATCCTTCTCTCGAGCTTGCCTACAGACCTGGCACTGGACTATCAACGCCAAAAGAAGAGACTTCTTTTGTATGACGCAAGGGGCAGTTCAGACAGCACGGAGACATCCTCGGAACCTGAGGGAAACACATCCGGTGAGCTAAAAAATATCCTCAACTTCATCAGAATCGAAATCGAGAGCATGGAAGGTGTCAGCATGACAGATAAAGGGCAGGACAGTAATTACGGACGCAGTAAAGACGCTCACAAAGCTCGTCCACCGTCATCGCATGTGCTCTACAACGCCACTGGGAAAAGAACAGAAGCATGTGTCTTCTGCAAATCCGGAACTCACATGACAATGAAGTGTAACAGTGCAATGCCGTtagaagaacgcaaaaggaagTTAGCAAAGGAACAGCGATGCTTCAGGTGCACAAAAACCGGCCACCGATCACGCGAATGTCGTTCCGGAATTGTTTGTGCTACCTGCCACGGGAGACACGCGACTTCCCTATGTGACCCAACTTGGACAAAATCAACTGACAATAACGAAGATTCTGCAGGTGACACAAAGAGTACCGCGGAAGCTAACGTGCTATCAGCAAACATGGCTACACCGACAAACGGAAACGAAGTCATGCTCCAAACATTTAGGGCATTTGGTGTCCACGAAGACAGAAGTGTCTACTTCCGCGGAGTTATCGATGGAGGCAGCCAGAGAACCTTCATTCGTGAAGACGTCGCTAAACTACTCAAGCTGGACGTAATTGGTACGATAACGCTACGTCTGAACACATTTGCCAACTCCAAAACTGCAAACAGCAAAAAATACAACGTTGTCAAAGTGTGCATGAAAAGCCAACACACACTGGCCGAAGTAACACTTGAAGCCATAGCCATACCGTTCATATGCAATGATCTGATTCAAACAGCTATGGAGAACGAACTTGTGAAAGAAGTTCACGGCGACGGAGGTTTCCTGGCCGATCAGATTTTACCATCAGCTTGTCCAACGATCCACGGCATTAGCTTCCTCCTCGGCTCAGATCAAATGTGGAAACTACTTACCGGCCATGTGCGAAAATCTCAAACGAATGACAGCCTAGCAGCCATCGAAACTACATTTGGATGGACATTCCAGGGCCCATTATCTACAGGAGCTGCCGTGCGGCAAAACGCCAATCTTGTCATTTGTGTGCTTAGCGTGGACACAGCTGAAACGTGCCTAACAAGGTTTGATGATCTAGACGCTATCGCTGTCACAGACGACCCTAAATCTCCAACTGAAATTGGTGCTGAAGTAATGAGGCATTTCACAGATAGCCTCAAACGCAACGAAGACCGTTACATTGTGTCCCTACCATGTAATGAACGACACGAGAGACCTCATGACAGCCAGAGCTGGTCATATTGCTCGGATCCACAAACCCCAGCTGACGTGCTAACGCGCTTTACAACAATCGAGAACATATCTCACAGTAATCTGTGGCTCAGGGGACCGGAACGGCTTGCGTCAACGCAGATCAAATTTTCACCTGAGACTTTGTAA